From Heteronotia binoei isolate CCM8104 ecotype False Entrance Well chromosome 17, APGP_CSIRO_Hbin_v1, whole genome shotgun sequence, one genomic window encodes:
- the RLF gene encoding zinc finger protein Rlf codes for MRSAGHVRVAYARWGRVQMADAEADAALAPEMQRLRSRLWQLQAELSDQEVSEASSGAYCRGFCQTLLQYAGNRGASEHALPLLEVYSVAIQSFASARPYLTTDCEEVLLVLGRLVLSCFELLLSVPESEEQCEPLSGLFQSIQDSHNALLQFGDNSLEILADIAKEGVWKNPVLFKIISQQPVELEEVNKLIKREGPAFLQMRIKHLMKTNCIPQAAALSKLCKESTEISNVSPFLQAYITCLCSMHPNEESIKEIAKVDCKEVLDMICNLETEGQDRTAFILCTTYLTQQLQTANVYCSWELTLFWSKLQRRIDPSLDSFLERCRQFGIIARTLQHLFFLIRVIQAEAEDSGLAVSILLCVRALQLRSNENDDMKTSVCKTISCLLPEDLEVRRACQLTEFLLEPSEDAYNLLEQLHLQPDQKFDEESAPVPNSLRCELLLALKAYWTFDPEFWDWKTLKRHCLKLLGKEVSDSDDDLSGNEMGSMNENELLDSLLSECEDVREDNSFEGHDLLNQAKERVRVKKPIGSSERYQRWLQYKFFCVICKKECIEARILHHSKMHMEDGMYTCPVCIKKFRRKDVFVKHIGEHVKMPPSRKYHAKKKILLKKERLAKSSLSRMASAALSRNRMLKITPCDTARNDAHDYVTFSKLESCHLQDRDLYPCPGTDCSRVFKQFKYLSVHLKAEHKKNDENAMHYLDMKNKREKCSYCRRHFMSAFHLQEHEQVHSGPQPYMCVSVGCYARFDSVNKLLHHKQQHNDLRYKCELNGCNIVFSDLGQLYHHEAQHFRDASYTCNFHGCKKFYYSKTEFTKHLSMHISNGEMKDTPVKCEEHVSDACLACLSDSEDPEPTDRSCVHEDVSLPSGSANPEGVLKVKQEPLTDEEVDGKSNGSLGSKVATLANMKPVSLLTEAASPGQTIPDILSPHEKVFLPSNFKERYSNVAVYFDGRRFTCGFEGCDSTYKNSKGMQKHLRRAHPYHFKPRRRLGLKAKDHGWLAEGQHNSTTGEMSSELRHLLDTQVDSPGSVDGNSSSKTNTCFKQELCPSSPELPPCQHSKVSSAEDSMLELLLGLKHLSLKNSNSRIGNSSRLFSSKCPNSEDDSTSDHFSEEHQGKLPNQYLTQLAAKPFFCERQGCTCEFVTREALLTHYVRKHNYSKEMVLRLNMFRYRYSPFKCHICKRSFTRKTHLRVHYRNQHKLGNVSAAQKLFNDSFEDLEGCSEDMLNSTAGSMSSFYTNTEEELDDQVKLAGAQQCHPKKEELSSETDLESGEETESCVPRKQAKLSALESHRKGLETKEGRGSKRTVAKGNLCYILHKYHKPFHCIHKNCNSAFTNQKGLIRHYQIVHQYNKEQLCPEKDKARTKRELAKCKKIFVCKYKECNKRFLCSKSLTKHCSDFHNLEPGEDSKMLSETEAMRFPCHHPRCPAAFYSFHKLKHHLMEEHSKEEELNKDIEIHCDLNGCNRVFTTYSRYSQHVYFRHGDYEGVSGDAKEKRNHLKDGVEQSYLREQCLKHRASKKRRRIRDRTEKNNKKNKEKPIYNYRTREEALQMCRDNCNQPQYPCMFQGCPSVVKLESSIVRHYKRTHQVSSAYIEEQYEKLVFFVKCGTVISDACLDVRERSNKEANGDFHEELAGHPVCQHDPEERLVSSEDDDHDGEGIKNGVHSEGDKAGEPGVFPYAGTFKYSHNSKARCSEDCSSRAVSPSRQPEDSPESDGRENSSYRSSSGAPLPREKDVNDWQQVSSQQSVKRHLLLAAKDKVQRQPAPKPFDIKSFKPMGFESSFLKFIQESENRDDDEDDDEEEEKAEEEWERSEQRELDCMLGKDKDSKRDATMQERVTYESVPVATISKKNGGSKAPGQLRGMQPLLSTDSPALPSLETLRAILDKALTDCGDLALKQLHYLRPVVVLERSKFSTPLIDFFPTKKTDQLCVGSS; via the exons GATTCTCataatgctttgcttcagtttggAGACAACAGCCTCGAAATACTGGCTGACATCGCTAAGGAAGGGGTGTGGAAGAACCCGGTTCTGTTTAAGATTATATCACAGCAGCCGGTAGAGTTAGAAGAAG TGAATAaactgattaagagagaaggacCAGCCTTCCTGCAAATGCGGATAAAACACTTGATGAAGACGAACTGCATTCCCCAGGCTGCTGCCTTGTCCAAGCTGTGTAAAGAGTCCACCGAAATTTCAAACGTCTCGCCTTTTCTCCAGGCCTACATCACATGCTTGTGCTCCATGCATCCAAATGAAGAGTCTATCAAGGAG ATCGCAAAAGTGGACTGCAAAGAGGTCCTGGACATGATATGCAACCTGGAAACAGAGGGGCAGGATAGGACTGCATTTATTCTCTGTACGACATACCTCACTCAGCAGCTTCAGACAGCAAATGTGTACTGCTCTTG GGAGCTGACTTTATTTTGGAGCAAATTACAACGAAGAATCGACCCATCTTTAGACTCCTTCCTGGAGCGTTGTCGACAGTTTGGCATCATTGCTAGAACGCTGCAGCACTTGTTCTTCCTGATAAGAGTCATACAAGCTGAA GCAGAAGACTCGGGCCTTGCCGTGTCTATCTTGTTATGTGTGAGAGCCCTTCAGCTCCGATCAAATGAAAATGATGATATGAAGACCTCCGTGTGTAAAACGATCTCTTGCCTTTTGCCAGAAGACCTTGAGGTTCGAAGAGCTTGCCAGCTCACTGAATTTTTACTGGAGCCAAGCGAGGATGCTTATAATCTGCTAGAACAGCTGCACCTGCAGCCAGATCAAAAATTTGACGAAGAGAGTGCTCCAGTTCCGAACTCACTCCGCTGCGAGCTCCTGCTGGCTTTGAAGGCTTATTGGACGTTCGACCCAGAGTTCTGGGACTGGAAGACTTTGAAGAGGCACTGTCTCAAGTTGCTCGGGAAGGAAGTATCTGACTCTGACGACGATCTCAGTGGCAACGAGATGGGGTCCATGAATGAAAATGAACTGCTAGACAGTCTCCTAAGTGAATGTGAAGACGTCAGGGAAGATAATTCCTTTGAAGGACACGATTTATTGAATCAGGCTAAAGAGAGAGTAAGAGTAAAAAAACCTATTGGCTCTTCTGAGAGGTACCAGAGGTGGCTTCAGTACAAATTCTTCTGCGTCATTTGCAAAAAGGAGTGCATAGAGGCGAGAATACTGCATCATTCAAAGATGCACATGGAAGATGGCATGTACACATGTCCAGTGTGTATAAAGAAGTTTAGAAGGAAGGATGTTTTCGTCAAGCACATTGGGGAGCATGTGAAAATGCCTCCAAGTAGAAAATACCATGCTAAAAAGAAGATCCTGCTAAAGAAAGAGAGGCTGGCAAAGAGCAGCCTGTCTAGAATGGCTTCTGCAGCCCTGAGCAGAAATAGGATGCTGAAGATCACGCCGTGTGACACAGCCCGAAACGACGCGCATGATTACGTCACATTCAGCAAATTAGAAAGCTGCCACTTGCAAGACAGAGACCTGTACCCATGCCCGGGCACGGATTGCTCTAGGGTGTTTAAGCAGTTCAAGTACTTGAGTGTTCACCTGAAAGCTGAGCACAAGAAGAACGATGAGAATGCAATGCATTACTTGGATATGAAGAATAAGCGAGAGAAGTGTTCGTACTGCAGGCGCCATTTCATGTCAGCTTTCCACCTGCAGGAGCATGAGCAGGTGCACAGCGGCCCTCAGCCCTACATGTGCGTATCAGTGGGCTGCTATGCGAGGTTTGACTCTGTCAACAAGCTGTTGCATCACAAACAGCAGCATAACGACTTGCGCTACAAATGCGAGCTGAATGGCTGCAACATCGTTTTCAGCGACTTAGGGCAGCTTTACCACCATGAGGCCCAGCATTTTCGGGACGCATCTTACACGTGCAACTTCCACGGTTGTAAGAAGTTTTATTATTCGAAAACCGAGTTTACTAAACACCTTTCCATGCATATTTCAAACGGTGAAATGAAGGACACACCAGTGAAGTGCGAGGAGCACGTTTCGGACGCCTGTCTTGCGTGCCTTTCAGACTCGGAAGACCCTGAGCCAACAGATCGTTCCTGTGTACATGAGGATGTCAGCTTGCCATCGGGGTCTGCAAATCCAGAAGGAGTTCTAAAAGTTAAACAAGAACCTCTCACAGATGAAGAGGTAGATGGGAAAAGCAACGGCAGTTTGGGCAGCAAGGTTGCGACTCTTGCGAATATGAAACCCGTGTCTTTATTGACTGAGGCAGCGAGCCCTGGCCAGACAATTCCTGACATTCTGTCACCTCACGAGAAAGTCTTCCTCCCATCAAACTTCAAGGAGCGTTATTCAAACGTGGCAGTCTATTTTGACGGCAGAAGGTTTACCTGTGGCTTTGAAGGCTGCGATTCAACATACAAAAATTCAAAGGGTATGCAGAAGCATCTTCGAAGGGCTCACCCGTACCATTTCAAACCTAGGAGGAGGCTGGGCCTGAAGGCTAAAGATCATGGCTGGCTCGCTGAAGGTCAGCATAACAGCACCACTGGAGAGATGAGTTCAGAGCTCAGGCATCTTTTGGACACCCAAGTGGACTCTCCTGGTAGTGTAGATGGCAATAGCAGTTCTAAAACCAATACATGTTTCAAGCAAGAACTGTGCCCCTCTTCCCCTGAACTTCCCCCTTGCCAACATTCTAAAGTGTCGAGCGCAGAAGACTCAATGTTGGAGCTGCTCTTGGGCTTGAAACATTTGAGTTTGAAAAATTCTAATAGTCGCATTGGGAACTCTTCCAGATTGTTTTCCTCCAAGTGCCCCAACTCCGAAGACGATTCTACCTCAGACCATTTCTCCGAAGAACACCAAGGCAAGTTACCAAACCAATACCTTACTCAGCTGgcagcaaagccatttttctgcgAACGCCAAGGTTGCACGTGCGAGTTTGTGACCAGGGAAGCCCTCTTAACGCATTATGTTAGGAAACACAATTATTCCAAGGAGATGGTGCTTCGATTGAACATGTTTCGGTATCGATACTCACCGTTCAAGTGTCATATTTGCAAAAGGTCATTCACAAGGAAAACACACCTTAGAGTCCATTACAGAAACCAACACAAACTTGGCAATGTGTCGGCAGCTCAGAAATTGTTTAATGACAGCTTTGAGGACTTGGAGGGGTGTTCAGAGGACATGCTGAATAGCACTGCGGGTTCCATGTCTTCGTTTTATACCAACACAGAGGAGGAACTAGATGACCAAGTGAAACTTGCTGGGGCCCAGCAGTGTCATCCGAAAAAGGAAGAGCTTAGTTCCGAAACTGATTTGGAGTCAGGTGAAGAAACGGAAAGCTGTGTGCCCAGGAAGCAGGCAAAACTGTCAGCGCTCGAAAGCCACAGGAAAGGACTGGAAacgaaagaagggagggggagcaaaagAACCGTTGCCAAAGGAAACCTGTGTTATATTTTACATAAGTACCATAAGCCATTCCATTGTATTCATAAAAATTGCAATTCCGCATTTACTAACCAGAAGGGCTTGATTCGCCACTATCAGATTGTGCATCAGTACAACAAAGAGCAACTCTGCCCCGAAAAGGACAAAGCGCGAACAAAGCGAGAACTTGCCAAAtgtaaaaaaatatttgtttgcAAATATAAGGAGTGTAACAAGCGCTTTCTGTGCTCTAAATCCCTCACTAAGCACTGTAGTGACTTTCACAACCTCGAGCCCGGGGAGGATTCCAAAATGCTTTCTGAGACCGAGGCAATGCGATTCCCTTGTCACCATCCCCGGTGCCCTGCTGCATTTTATTCCTTCCACAAATTGAAGCATCACCTGATGGAAGAGcactccaaggaagaagagcttaACAAAGACATTGAAATCCATTGTGATCTCAATGGCTGCAACAGAGTTTTCACAACATACAGTCGTTACTCACAGCACGTTTATTTTAGGCACGGCGACTACGAAGGTGTCTCCGGCGATGCCAAAGAGAAAAGGAACCACCTGAAAGATGGGGTGGAGCAAAGCTACTTGAGAGAGCAGTGCCTCAAGCACAGAGCAAGCAAAAAAAGGAGACGGATCCGTGACCGAAcagagaaaaataataaaaaaaataaagaaaagccGATTTATAATTACAGAACTAGGGAAGAAGCCCTACAGATGTGCAGAGACAATTGCAATCAACCCCAGTATCCATGCATGTTTCAGGGGTGTCCCTCAGTGGTAAAACTGGAAAGCAGTATTGTGAGACACTATAAGCGTACGCATCAGGTGTCCAGTGCTTATATAGAGGAGCAGTATGAGAAACTTGTGTTTTTTGTCAAATGTGGTACAGTGATCAGTGATGCCTGCCTAGATGTACGTGAAAGGTCGAATAAAGAAGCCAACGGAGACTTCCACGAGGAGCTGGCTGGGCATCCAGTGTGTCAGCATGACCCAGAAGAGCGTCTTGTTTCCAGTGAGGATGATGATCATGACGGCGAAGGCATTAAAAATGGCGTGCATTCCGAAGGTGACAAGGCTGGCGAGCCGGGTGTCTTTCCATATGCGGGCACTTTTAAGTACAGCCATAATTCAAAAGCTAGGTGTTCAGAAGACTGCAGTAGTAGAGCAGTGTCACCGTCCCGTCAGCCAGAAGATTCACCTGAAAGCGACGGGCGGGAGAACAGCTCTTACCGTTCTAGCTCAGGTGCACCGCTGCCAAGGGAGAAGGATGTCAATGACTGGCAGCAGGTGTCGTCCCAGCAGAGCGTTAAGAGGCATCTCCTGCTTGCTGCAAAAGACAAAGTGCAAAGGCAGCCGGCGCCCAAGCCCTTCGACATCAAGTCCTTCAAACCAATGGGATTTGAGTCGTCATTTCTGAAATTCATCCAAGAGAGCGAGAACCGGGATGACGACGAGGATGACGAcgaggaagaggaaaaggctgAGGAAGAATGGGAGCGTTCGGAGCAACGTGAACTAGACTGCATGCTAGGGAAAGATAAAGACTCCAAAAGGGATGCCACCATGCAGGAGCGGGTTACCTACGAGAGTGTCCCTGTGGCCACCATCTCGAAGAAGAACGGTGGTTCCAAAGCTCCCGGGCAGCTGAGGGGCATGCAGCCTCTGTTGTCAACAGACTCACCCGCTCTCCCTTCTCTGGAAACCCTGAGGGCCATATTGGACAAGGCGCTAACAGACTGTGGGGACCTGGCCTTAAAACAGCTTCATTATTTACGACCGGTAGTTGTTCTCGAAAGATCAAAATTTTCCACGCCCCTCATAGACTTTTTTCCAACAAAAAAAACAGACCAACTTTGTGTGGGAAGTTCATGA